In Nitrosophilus labii, the following proteins share a genomic window:
- a CDS encoding EAL domain-containing protein: MIKWIRLFVVVIFLIFFALYVKKILDYENVSKLFSFENKIDNLGSFNHFLNDEIEKIVGYRYVNYDDIIENIKKFKKSFEEIKKDELVDKIGLRDKLEKVYEKFEKEMYIIERIIQESAVIKSSFLYLPSLEKEIMVSGLRDKKVIESIHEVLEILSYQIFLRDKNINGKFYEKIDIIKNFKTDDKKLANALKNFYNHSMLIYNSIGNLTPLLINFQIINKNLTKTIDKLTIAIYKYEENLKKRNLFIEGLLHSSMFIFAGMIFYLINKEQKIENELKRMAEYDYLTGLPNRYRLLKDLKNIKKLKKWVYIVRFDIDNFAYINEKFGTAIGDKVLRFFTEILNKHCPKSVYRVTSDEFVALCKTEKEEDILYFFKNLSNDIKKHSPYYFTISAGAYKLTEDFDIEKLNYYLHSAIYSAKKRGGDNLVFYSDKDFFIKEYQYFSNIGTEIKKEIEESIKEDRFFLCFQPIWKTKEKKIVKYEVLVRLQKNNTIIPPVDFIELAEKFNLIGKITRIVIKKAFRVFKEKRIPISINLSALDILDETLIEFIVQQSKNFKVENRFITFEVTETAVVNDIDKGIGFIKELRKYGFKFAIDDFGVGYSSLKYIYDMPVDYIKIDGSFIRKLDKDENMKEFVKNINTIIKSSNKLSIAEYVENEKILKILEEIGVDYAQGYFIGKPSFTI, encoded by the coding sequence ATGATTAAATGGATTAGACTTTTTGTTGTTGTTATTTTTCTAATTTTTTTCGCTCTTTATGTTAAAAAGATTTTGGATTATGAAAATGTTTCGAAACTTTTTAGTTTTGAAAATAAAATAGACAATCTTGGAAGTTTTAACCACTTTTTGAACGACGAGATTGAAAAGATAGTAGGATATAGGTATGTAAACTATGATGACATAATTGAAAATATTAAAAAGTTTAAAAAGAGTTTTGAAGAGATAAAAAAAGATGAGTTAGTAGATAAAATCGGTTTGAGAGACAAACTTGAAAAGGTATATGAAAAGTTTGAAAAAGAGATGTATATAATCGAAAGGATTATACAAGAATCAGCAGTTATAAAGAGTTCATTTTTATATCTTCCTTCTTTGGAAAAAGAGATTATGGTATCAGGTTTACGGGATAAAAAAGTGATAGAATCTATTCATGAAGTCTTGGAGATACTTTCATATCAGATTTTTTTAAGAGACAAAAATATAAACGGAAAGTTTTATGAAAAAATAGATATTATTAAAAATTTCAAAACAGACGACAAAAAGTTAGCTAATGCATTGAAAAATTTTTATAATCATTCTATGCTCATATACAACTCTATAGGAAACTTGACTCCTCTTTTAATAAATTTTCAAATAATAAATAAAAATTTAACTAAAACTATAGATAAATTAACAATTGCTATCTATAAATATGAAGAAAATTTAAAAAAGAGAAATCTTTTTATTGAAGGTTTGCTGCATAGCTCAATGTTTATTTTTGCCGGAATGATTTTTTATCTTATCAATAAAGAGCAAAAAATAGAGAATGAACTAAAAAGAATGGCCGAATATGACTATTTAACAGGTCTTCCTAACAGATATAGACTTTTGAAAGACCTTAAAAACATAAAAAAGTTAAAAAAATGGGTTTATATAGTTAGATTTGATATAGACAATTTTGCATATATTAATGAAAAGTTTGGAACTGCGATTGGCGATAAGGTTTTGAGATTTTTCACTGAGATTTTAAATAAACATTGTCCAAAAAGTGTTTATAGAGTTACTTCTGATGAATTTGTTGCATTATGTAAAACTGAAAAAGAGGAGGATATCCTCTATTTTTTTAAAAACCTAAGCAATGATATTAAAAAACATTCTCCCTACTATTTTACAATAAGTGCCGGAGCTTATAAACTAACAGAGGATTTCGATATAGAAAAACTAAACTATTATCTACACTCTGCTATATACAGTGCTAAAAAGAGAGGGGGAGATAATCTAGTTTTTTATAGTGACAAAGATTTTTTCATAAAAGAGTATCAATATTTTTCCAATATTGGAACTGAAATAAAAAAAGAGATAGAAGAATCCATAAAAGAGGATAGATTTTTTTTGTGTTTTCAGCCTATTTGGAAGACAAAGGAAAAGAAGATTGTAAAATATGAGGTTTTGGTAAGGTTGCAAAAAAACAATACAATTATACCTCCTGTAGATTTCATAGAACTTGCAGAAAAGTTCAATCTTATAGGTAAAATTACTAGAATAGTAATAAAAAAGGCTTTTAGAGTCTTTAAAGAAAAAAGAATTCCTATCTCTATAAACCTTTCCGCTTTAGATATATTGGACGAAACTCTTATAGAGTTTATAGTCCAACAGAGCAAAAATTTTAAAGTAGAAAACAGATTTATTACTTTTGAAGTTACCGAAACGGCAGTTGTAAACGATATTGATAAGGGAATTGGCTTTATTAAAGAGCTTAGAAAATATGGATTTAAGTTTGCAATAGACGATTTTGGAGTTGGTTACAGCTCATTAAAATATATTTATGATATGCCTGTCGATTATATAAAAATAGACGGCTCTTTTATAAGAAAACTTGATAAAGATGAAAATATGAAAGAGTTTGTAAAAAATATAAATACAATTATAAAAAGCTCTAATAAACTCTCAATTGCCGAATATGTAGAGAATGAGAAGATATTGAAAATTCTTGAAGAGATTGGCGTGGATTATGCTCAAGGCTATTTTATAGGAAAACCCTCTTTTACTATCTAA
- the cmoA gene encoding carboxy-S-adenosyl-L-methionine synthase CmoA, which translates to MEDKVFSKPIKKQFEFDEEVASVFDDMINRSVPFYKEVLELVSTLAVKNVENNGLIYDLGCSTGSTLIEIFAISGKKLRLVGLDSSKAMIERAKRKAKAYNATIEFIEGDILEFSFEKADLFISNYTLQFIRPLKRDKLVKKIYNSLKEDGIFIFSEKVISEDKILNKQLIDIYFDFKKRQGYSDFEIMQKREALENVLVPYSVKENEEMIKNAGFKYCETIFRWANFVTFFARK; encoded by the coding sequence ATGGAAGATAAAGTTTTTAGCAAACCTATAAAAAAACAGTTTGAATTTGATGAGGAAGTAGCGTCTGTATTTGACGATATGATAAATAGATCCGTTCCTTTTTATAAGGAGGTTTTGGAACTAGTATCTACATTAGCCGTTAAAAACGTAGAAAATAACGGGTTGATTTACGATCTAGGGTGTTCTACAGGATCTACTTTAATTGAGATTTTCGCTATAAGTGGCAAAAAACTAAGACTTGTAGGTTTAGACAGTTCAAAAGCTATGATAGAAAGAGCCAAAAGAAAAGCAAAAGCATATAACGCAACCATAGAATTTATTGAGGGAGATATTTTAGAGTTTAGTTTCGAAAAGGCAGATCTTTTTATATCGAATTACACTTTGCAGTTTATTAGACCGTTAAAAAGAGATAAACTTGTCAAAAAGATATATAACTCATTAAAAGAAGACGGGATTTTTATATTTAGTGAAAAAGTGATTAGTGAAGATAAGATACTTAATAAACAGCTCATTGATATCTATTTTGATTTTAAAAAAAGACAAGGGTATAGTGATTTTGAGATTATGCAAAAAAGAGAGGCTCTTGAAAACGTATTGGTACCCTATAGCGTAAAAGAGAATGAAGAGATGATTAAAAATGCCGGTTTTAAATATTGTGAAACCATATTTAGATGGGCCAACTTTGTGACTTTTTTTGCAAGAAAATAG
- a CDS encoding cytochrome-c peroxidase: MMRVALFTFIFFSLLFAKGPIEPIPKRLIVDKQKAKIGKILFYDPNLSKDKKVSCATCHKKEYGGANNEEKGTGVFGRKTKYNVPSIYNLRFQYVYGWKNKKYDLKKKIEEVMKNPNIMEADFNEIVAYINSNNFLKKIFSKAYKNINKDAVIDALYNYLLTLNTTESKFDRYLLGYEELSSKEKSGFELFKRYGCIACHNGKSLGGHFYFKRGYFLDENNQEFIKCPSLRNVEESAPYFHDGKIKTLEEAIKWMARAQLGRDISDENAQKIAEFLKCLTGKVND; this comes from the coding sequence ATGATGAGGGTTGCTCTTTTTACTTTTATATTTTTTTCTCTACTGTTTGCAAAAGGCCCTATTGAGCCTATTCCAAAAAGATTAATAGTAGATAAACAGAAAGCTAAAATAGGTAAGATCTTATTTTATGATCCTAATCTTTCAAAAGATAAAAAAGTATCTTGTGCTACTTGTCATAAGAAAGAGTATGGTGGAGCAAACAACGAGGAAAAAGGAACCGGAGTATTTGGCAGAAAGACGAAATACAATGTGCCATCAATATACAATCTGAGATTTCAGTATGTATACGGTTGGAAAAACAAAAAATATGACTTAAAGAAGAAAATTGAAGAAGTTATGAAAAATCCAAATATTATGGAAGCCGATTTTAATGAGATAGTAGCTTATATTAATAGTAATAATTTTTTAAAAAAGATTTTTTCAAAAGCTTATAAAAATATAAACAAAGATGCTGTTATTGACGCTCTTTATAATTACCTTTTAACTCTCAATACAACTGAATCTAAGTTTGATAGATATCTTTTAGGATATGAAGAGCTTTCTTCAAAAGAAAAAAGCGGTTTTGAACTTTTCAAAAGATATGGTTGTATTGCATGTCATAATGGAAAAAGCTTGGGAGGCCATTTTTATTTTAAACGCGGATATTTTTTGGATGAGAACAATCAAGAGTTTATAAAATGTCCGTCACTTAGAAACGTAGAAGAAAGTGCACCATATTTTCATGACGGTAAGATTAAAACTTTAGAAGAGGCTATAAAGTGGATGGCTAGAGCACAGCTTGGAAGAGATATAAGTGATGAGAATGCTCAAAAGATAGCAGAGTTTTTGAAATGTTTGACAGGAAAAGTAAATGATTAA
- a CDS encoding bifunctional riboflavin kinase/FAD synthetase: protein MIGKNMSEIEDIALGAFDGMHLGHKALFDRLSEKGAVVIIDKHNANITPGRYRCEYVDRPCFFYDIKDIKELDAKGFLERVKKDFPKLKKIVVGYDFAFGKDRKYSIEDLKKYFDGVIEVVDEVKKDGISVHSRVIREFIKKGDIKRANTLLGHTYKIVGEVVKGQGLGKKKLYPTVNVNPKDFVLPKNGVYATITDVNGFYEPSVTFIGKRVSTDKIFSVESHIIGKDIGEAKGEVTILFFDRIRDNKKFDNLEDLKKQIEKDIDIALEIVKEHII, encoded by the coding sequence TTGATTGGTAAAAATATGAGTGAGATAGAAGATATAGCTTTGGGCGCATTTGATGGAATGCATCTAGGCCATAAAGCTCTTTTTGATAGGCTTAGTGAAAAAGGTGCCGTAGTAATTATAGACAAGCACAATGCAAATATAACTCCCGGCAGATATAGATGTGAATATGTAGATCGCCCTTGTTTTTTTTATGATATAAAAGATATAAAAGAACTTGACGCAAAAGGTTTTTTGGAAAGAGTAAAAAAAGATTTCCCTAAGCTTAAAAAGATAGTAGTCGGTTACGATTTTGCATTTGGAAAAGATAGAAAATACTCTATTGAAGATTTAAAAAAATATTTTGACGGTGTGATTGAAGTGGTAGATGAGGTCAAAAAAGATGGTATTTCTGTTCACTCAAGAGTAATAAGAGAGTTTATCAAAAAAGGTGATATAAAAAGAGCCAATACTCTTTTAGGCCATACATATAAGATAGTTGGAGAGGTTGTAAAAGGACAGGGACTCGGCAAGAAAAAACTATATCCTACAGTAAATGTCAACCCTAAAGATTTCGTTTTGCCCAAAAACGGTGTTTATGCAACTATAACCGATGTAAACGGTTTTTATGAGCCTTCCGTAACTTTTATAGGAAAAAGAGTTTCAACTGACAAAATATTTTCAGTAGAGTCTCATATCATAGGTAAAGATATAGGAGAGGCTAAAGGGGAAGTGACGATTTTGTTTTTTGATAGAATAAGAGACAATAAAAAATTTGACAATTTAGAAGATCTGAAAAAGCAGATAGAAAAGGATATAGATATTGCTCTTGAAATTGTTAAAGAGCATATTATATAA
- the ligA gene encoding NAD-dependent DNA ligase LigA gives MIKNQKEYKEAVETLKKWAYAYYVLNDPLVSDEVYDKLYREVEEFEKVHPDEIEPTSPTQRVGAEPAKEFKKVKHLTKMWSMEDVFNENELNDWINRVYKNAKTNEVDFYIEPKFDGASLNLIYENGLLKSAATRGDGEIGEDVTANAKTIASIPLGIDYKGVIEIRGEVVIRKDDFEKLNQERVEKGETPFANPRNAAAGSLRQLDPKITAKRKLFFYPWGVGYNTLNYKNLKDLMDFVYSFGFIKPFKRAICKNLDEIENIYEEFRAIRDGFPVMLDGMVVKVNQIELHEKLGYTVKYPRWMVAYKFPAVEKMTTVLDIIPQVGRTGVITPVAIVEPVEIEGVVVERATLHNYSEIERKDLRIKDKVIIIRSGDVIPEITKVLKEYRTGNEKKVERPKNCPVCGEPVLDEGILIKCQNLSCPARVVNSIIYFASKQCLDIEGLGENTVKLLYKESLVKDIIDIFYLKKEDLLKLPGFAEKKAENLIKAIKKVKGVECWRFINALGIEHIGEVASKKLCEKFGLDWFRTKEEELINIEGFGPEMVKSIMEFVKVNREKIEKLIELIQPTIPKKEEVKETLFTGKTVVLTGTMRESRSKIKELLESFGAHVTNTVSPHTDYVFYGENAGSKYEKAKKLGVTLVPEDKMWDMIEEVQKEIK, from the coding sequence ATGATAAAAAACCAAAAAGAGTATAAAGAGGCTGTTGAAACTTTAAAAAAATGGGCATACGCCTACTATGTATTGAATGATCCTTTAGTTTCTGACGAAGTATATGACAAACTATACCGTGAAGTAGAGGAGTTTGAAAAAGTTCATCCAGATGAAATAGAACCTACATCTCCAACCCAAAGAGTGGGTGCAGAACCAGCAAAAGAGTTTAAAAAAGTAAAACATCTTACAAAAATGTGGAGTATGGAAGATGTTTTTAATGAAAACGAACTAAATGACTGGATAAATAGAGTATATAAAAATGCCAAAACAAATGAAGTTGACTTTTATATAGAACCGAAATTTGATGGTGCAAGTTTAAATCTTATTTACGAAAATGGTCTTTTAAAAAGTGCGGCAACCAGAGGCGATGGGGAAATAGGCGAAGATGTTACAGCAAACGCGAAAACTATTGCTTCTATTCCTTTGGGGATAGATTATAAAGGAGTGATAGAGATAAGAGGCGAAGTAGTAATAAGAAAAGACGATTTTGAAAAACTAAATCAAGAGAGAGTTGAAAAAGGTGAAACTCCCTTTGCCAATCCCAGAAACGCAGCTGCTGGAAGTCTTAGACAATTAGATCCAAAAATAACTGCAAAAAGAAAGCTGTTTTTCTATCCTTGGGGAGTGGGATACAATACGCTAAACTATAAAAACTTAAAAGATTTAATGGATTTTGTTTACTCTTTTGGATTTATTAAGCCTTTTAAAAGAGCCATCTGTAAAAATTTGGATGAGATAGAAAATATATATGAAGAGTTTAGAGCCATAAGAGACGGTTTTCCGGTAATGCTAGATGGTATGGTTGTAAAGGTAAACCAAATAGAGCTTCATGAAAAACTTGGATATACCGTTAAATATCCAAGATGGATGGTTGCGTACAAATTTCCCGCAGTTGAAAAGATGACGACAGTGTTAGACATAATCCCGCAGGTTGGAAGAACGGGGGTAATCACTCCCGTAGCTATAGTTGAACCTGTGGAGATTGAAGGCGTGGTAGTAGAGCGGGCAACGCTACACAACTATTCTGAGATAGAGAGAAAAGATCTAAGAATCAAAGATAAAGTTATCATCATAAGAAGCGGTGACGTAATCCCGGAGATAACTAAAGTTTTAAAAGAGTATAGAACAGGCAATGAGAAAAAGGTTGAAAGACCAAAAAACTGTCCCGTATGCGGAGAACCCGTACTAGATGAAGGGATACTTATAAAGTGCCAAAATCTAAGTTGTCCCGCGCGTGTAGTAAACTCTATAATCTATTTTGCCTCAAAACAGTGTTTGGATATAGAGGGGTTAGGCGAAAATACGGTAAAACTTCTATATAAAGAGAGTTTGGTAAAAGATATAATCGATATTTTCTATCTAAAAAAAGAGGATCTTCTCAAACTTCCAGGTTTTGCAGAGAAAAAAGCCGAAAATCTTATCAAAGCTATAAAAAAAGTAAAAGGTGTAGAGTGCTGGAGGTTTATAAACGCTTTGGGAATAGAGCATATTGGCGAAGTAGCTAGTAAAAAACTTTGCGAAAAGTTTGGGTTAGATTGGTTTAGAACCAAAGAGGAAGAACTAATAAACATAGAGGGTTTTGGTCCCGAAATGGTTAAATCGATAATGGAGTTTGTAAAGGTTAATAGAGAGAAAATTGAGAAGCTAATAGAGCTTATTCAGCCAACTATACCTAAAAAAGAGGAGGTCAAAGAGACTCTTTTCACTGGTAAAACAGTAGTTCTTACAGGAACTATGAGAGAATCTCGCTCTAAAATCAAAGAACTGTTAGAGTCTTTTGGGGCACATGTGACAAATACAGTTTCGCCTCATACTGACTATGTTTTCTACGGTGAAAACGCAGGAAGCAAATATGAGAAGGCAAAAAAGTTAGGAGTGACTCTAGTGCCAGAAGATAAGATGTGGGATATGATCGAAGAGGTACAAAAAGAGATAAAGTGA
- a CDS encoding thioredoxin domain-containing protein: MKKLILLIIAISFLSAGHKYTNALIYEESPYLLQHAHNPVNWLPWGEEAFKKAKREHKPIFLSIGYSTCHWCHVMEEESFENEEIAKLINENFIPIKVDKEERPDIDKYYQKVYQVIHQRSGGWPLTIILTEDLKPFFAATYIPPEDGYGVKGLKTILPVLAKAYINNRETIEKRADAILSLMKKVENAEYVPVHLDLSIAKKFLMQTKEYFDPVYKGFSKRIKFPESSRIRALIDIYMITKEKSALKMANETLIAMAKWGIYDQINGAFFRYTTDRKWQIPHFEKMLYTNAELIDVYTRMYKITKNPLFKKVVEETIKEIDTRFGYEGLYFSASDADTEGVEGGFFIYDYQKTFDYFVKNGFNKQKAEKTLAFFGIKKDGNIDGDYSNPYIDSEIELNDNDKSKALKLLREIRKKRKYPFIDKKIIAAWNAMYIDAKLSAYYIRDYFKKEALSSLNTLIEKMYIDGVLYHQYIPPFKPTKKAFLEDYAYLVKALLSAYEYTLEKRYLELANKFLKEAKEKFFKKGKWYLSNEKFRTVADLNDSYYTSALSVMIHNFLTIGALKEELKYLEDANYIINRHSALIFHDPAAFPEATRAVLRLKVGDVIIKSMKEKILKNLKRVLDIKYPYIFVKEEDTEQFLACKIDTCFISDYDLNKVIEKIENLLKFEKKGIKVKWDKKIE, from the coding sequence ATGAAAAAACTTATATTGTTGATTATTGCAATAAGTTTTCTGTCTGCCGGTCATAAATATACAAACGCATTGATTTATGAAGAATCCCCATACTTACTTCAACATGCTCACAATCCCGTAAATTGGCTTCCATGGGGAGAAGAGGCTTTTAAAAAAGCAAAAAGAGAGCATAAACCCATTTTTTTATCTATAGGCTATAGTACTTGCCACTGGTGTCACGTGATGGAGGAGGAGTCTTTTGAAAATGAGGAGATAGCCAAACTAATAAACGAAAATTTTATACCAATAAAGGTGGATAAAGAGGAGCGTCCCGATATTGATAAATATTACCAAAAAGTTTATCAAGTGATTCATCAAAGAAGTGGAGGCTGGCCTTTAACCATAATACTAACGGAGGATTTGAAACCTTTTTTTGCAGCTACTTACATTCCTCCAGAAGATGGATATGGGGTTAAAGGGTTAAAAACTATTTTACCTGTTTTGGCAAAAGCATATATAAACAATAGGGAAACAATAGAAAAAAGAGCCGACGCCATTCTATCTTTAATGAAAAAAGTAGAGAATGCTGAATATGTTCCGGTTCATCTAGATTTGAGTATCGCTAAAAAGTTTCTTATGCAAACAAAAGAGTATTTTGATCCGGTCTATAAAGGTTTTTCAAAACGTATAAAATTTCCCGAATCCAGTAGAATAAGAGCTTTGATAGATATTTATATGATCACAAAAGAAAAGAGTGCTTTGAAAATGGCTAATGAAACGCTAATAGCTATGGCAAAATGGGGCATTTACGATCAAATAAACGGTGCTTTTTTCAGGTATACCACAGATAGAAAATGGCAAATCCCACATTTTGAGAAGATGTTATATACAAATGCCGAGTTAATAGACGTTTATACAAGAATGTATAAGATTACAAAAAATCCTCTTTTTAAAAAAGTTGTTGAAGAGACTATTAAAGAGATTGATACAAGATTTGGATACGAAGGACTCTATTTTAGTGCAAGCGATGCGGATACGGAGGGAGTAGAAGGGGGATTTTTTATCTACGATTATCAAAAAACTTTCGACTATTTTGTTAAAAACGGTTTTAATAAACAAAAAGCAGAAAAAACATTGGCTTTTTTTGGGATAAAAAAGGATGGAAATATAGACGGTGATTACTCAAATCCATATATAGACTCTGAAATTGAGCTAAATGATAATGATAAAAGTAAAGCTTTGAAACTTTTAAGAGAGATTAGAAAAAAAAGAAAATACCCCTTTATAGATAAAAAGATTATAGCCGCATGGAACGCTATGTATATAGATGCCAAGTTGAGTGCATATTATATACGTGATTACTTCAAAAAAGAGGCATTGAGTTCGTTAAATACATTGATAGAGAAGATGTATATAGACGGAGTATTGTATCACCAATATATCCCCCCATTTAAGCCTACAAAAAAAGCGTTTTTGGAAGATTATGCCTATTTGGTAAAAGCTTTGTTAAGTGCATACGAGTACACTCTTGAAAAAAGATATCTCGAGCTTGCAAACAAATTTTTAAAAGAGGCTAAGGAGAAATTTTTCAAAAAAGGCAAATGGTATTTAAGCAATGAAAAGTTTAGAACAGTTGCGGATCTTAACGATAGCTATTATACCTCCGCCCTATCGGTTATGATACATAACTTTTTAACGATTGGGGCATTAAAAGAAGAGTTGAAATATTTAGAAGATGCAAACTATATCATAAATAGGCATTCCGCTTTGATTTTTCATGATCCAGCAGCTTTCCCCGAAGCGACAAGAGCCGTACTTAGGTTAAAAGTAGGAGATGTTATCATAAAAAGTATGAAAGAGAAGATTTTAAAAAATCTAAAAAGAGTTTTAGATATCAAATATCCTTATATTTTTGTAAAAGAGGAAGATACTGAGCAATTTTTGGCTTGCAAGATCGATACCTGTTTTATTAGCGACTATGATTTAAATAAAGTTATTGAAAAGATAGAAAATCTTTTAAAATTTGAAAAAAAAGGCATTAAAGTTAAGTGGGATAAGAAGATTGAGTAG
- the tlyA gene encoding 23S rRNA (cytidine-2'-O)-methyltransferase TlyA — protein MRLDKFLFEKGYVQSRSRAKEYIQNGFVKVDGRVIKSSSFKVGEESMIEILKKDEYVSRAAEKLKSFLKGGEYEFIKGSICLDVGASTGGFTQVLLQKGALRVYALDVGSSQLYETLKKDKRVVNLEKTDIRDFFPLKRFEVVTCDVSFISLHKILSELDRVSKGDLIILFKPQYEVGKDVKRDKKGVVLDNEAIQNAKERFEKECEKLGWRLVRKEVSVVKGKEGNEEFFYHFKKDIG, from the coding sequence GTGAGACTGGATAAGTTTTTATTTGAAAAAGGTTATGTTCAAAGCAGAAGTAGAGCGAAAGAGTATATACAGAATGGTTTTGTAAAAGTTGATGGTAGAGTTATAAAGAGTTCTTCTTTTAAAGTTGGCGAAGAGAGTATGATTGAGATCTTGAAAAAAGATGAGTATGTAAGCAGAGCCGCGGAAAAACTTAAAAGTTTTTTAAAAGGAGGTGAATATGAGTTTATCAAAGGCTCTATTTGCCTCGATGTGGGAGCTAGTACAGGGGGCTTTACTCAAGTTTTGCTCCAAAAAGGAGCTTTGAGGGTTTACGCTTTGGATGTTGGCTCTTCTCAATTGTATGAAACTTTAAAAAAAGATAAAAGAGTTGTTAACCTGGAAAAAACAGATATAAGAGATTTTTTCCCGCTAAAAAGATTTGAGGTAGTTACTTGTGATGTCTCGTTTATAAGCCTTCATAAGATATTATCTGAACTAGATAGAGTATCAAAGGGCGATTTGATAATACTTTTTAAGCCTCAATATGAAGTGGGAAAAGATGTAAAAAGAGACAAAAAAGGCGTCGTTTTGGATAATGAAGCTATCCAAAATGCTAAAGAGAGGTTTGAAAAAGAGTGTGAAAAACTAGGCTGGAGGCTTGTTAGAAAAGAGGTTTCAGTTGTAAAAGGGAAAGAAGGAAATGAAGAGTTTTTTTACCATTTTAAAAAGGATATAGGTTGA